Genomic window (Neoarius graeffei isolate fNeoGra1 chromosome 13, fNeoGra1.pri, whole genome shotgun sequence):
atgtgatgtcacattgtcttgacaaccatgcaacatcgtaaaccatattcaacgctcattctccattgggtacagtgatgtaatacacttaaggataagcaatatgctaatgaTATTGCattctatcgaaccaaatgaatgaaacttgctaaaagggaatagaacatatgtttttattccatcgaaaaaatgtcctgtatTTACAGTATAATAATGTCTTTTTTTggaataaggggaaaaaaaaacaagacggaatattttgtgcatgtaaccAGAGTGACTGAATCAGTTACACAGTGACGTAGAGATGAAAGTAAGTCACACGGTGTTCTGAACTTTGTCTGATAAGATTTGCTGTAAATAGAAAATGTACACTGTAGTAATGTTTCTGTTGTATAAAAGTGTTACTGGACTTACTTGGTCCCAAGCTGAAGGAGAAAGCTGCCACATAGATAAGCAGACTGACCAGAGAGATCCATTTCAGGAAAGGAGACACCTCACTCCCCGACACGGATTCTAATGAAATCTCCGATCTGTCTTTCCAAGAATCCCGTGCTGGTGTCTCCGAGTTCATTACTGCTGTTCTGTGTTCCTCTGTGGAGTTTAAAatccagggtatctgagtgtgtttaaaagggtttgtttgaagaTGAGTGTTATTCTGTTCTGACAAAACATTAGCgtgatgtgtgtgtgtcctaatgCTGGCATCATGTCCCCTCCATATTAGAGTTTGATTTAGCTGGCCCGGGCTCTGGCACAGGCTGGCCACTTGTGTTTGGCTGTGTAGTGTTACGCCACCCAAAGCTGCTGTAGACAGTGTCATGACAACAGCACCTACGCAAAGGAAAGCTTTTGGCCCGACCCGGTCCACCAGCAAGATTGCTGGGACTGTACCAATCAGTTTAACCACACCGAGGCCAGTGGATGCAAGTGTAGCAGCCTCGTTACTGTGGAATCCCACTCCGCGTAGCACTGTGGAGGCGTAGGCCAGAAGGTTGGGCTGTCCTGTAGCCTGCTGGAGAAACACCAGCGCCATTCCCACAAACATCCTCCTCCCCATGTTGGCATGAGAGCGAAACAGATCCAAAAAGCCCTGCTGGTGCTCAGCACACAGAGTTGCCATGATAACCTTCAGCTCTTCCTCCACCGCGTCTGGGACGGTTCCTCGTAAACGGGCCAGAGTTTTCCGTGCCTCCATCTGTTTGCGTCTGGTCAAGAGAAAGCGTGGGCTTTGTGGCAACACAGGCATGATGACCATCTGCAAGCATGCAGGCACCAGAACTCCACTCAAAG
Coding sequences:
- the slc2a12 gene encoding solute carrier family 2, facilitated glucose transporter member 12 isoform X3, with translation MSATQLNTLQSCGAVLVVCAVSVASLSGLMLGYEMGLISGALLQLREVLALSCPQQEQAVGALLLGAFLLSVAGGTIVDRYGRRFSIILTAVLCTCGTLLSVCAPSFWTLVVGRVLVGMAVALSGTASCLYIAEVAPAAWRGRCVCVYELMVVLGVLLGFGLSWAFAGIVDGWRFTLSGVLVPACLQMVIMPVLPQSPRFLLTRRKQMEARKTLARLRGTVPDAVEEELKVIMATLCAEHQQGFLDLFRSHANMGRRMFVGMALVFLQQATGQPNLLAYASTVLRGVGFHSNEAATLASTGLGVVKLIGTVPAILLVDRVGPKAFLCVGAVVMTLSTAALGGVTLHSQTQVASLCQSPGQLNQTLIWRGHDASIRTHTHHANVLSEQNNTHLQTNPFKHTQIPWILNSTEEHRTAVMNSETPARDSWKDRSEISLESVSGSEVSPFLKWISLVSLLIYVAAFSFSLGPMVYVVLSEIFPTGIRGKAVSVVSAFNWAMNLLISMTFLTLTEKLGLPSVIFSYTALSFVLLVFVIVFVPETKGRSLEQISKELAMKNHLDSTLLCHRWRKKPKTDLSQEEKSLAAV